In the genome of Triticum urartu cultivar G1812 chromosome 5, Tu2.1, whole genome shotgun sequence, one region contains:
- the LOC125508195 gene encoding putative glutaredoxin-C14: MDRVMKLASERAVVVFTLSPCCMCHTVERLFRDQLGVNALVHELDQDPRGKEMERALLKMLGRGPSVPVVFIGGKLVGGTNRIMSLHLGGELVPMLKSAGALWL; this comes from the coding sequence ATGGACCGTGTGATGAAGCTAGCATCTGAGCGTGCCGTGGTGGTGTTCACCCTGAGTCCCTGCTGCATGTGCCACACAGTGGAGCGTCTGTTTCGTGACCAGCTTGGGGTCAATGCGCTGGTGCACGAGCTCGACCAGGACCCTAGGGGCAAGGAGATGGAGAGAGCCCTCCTCAAGATGCTCGGCAGGGGGCCGTCGGTGCCGGTCGTCTTCATCGGCGGGAAGCTTGTTGGTGGCACCAACAGGATCATGTCTCTACACCTCGGTGGCGAGCTAGTCCCCATGCTCAAGAGTGCCGGTGCTCTCTGGCTATAG